One Setaria viridis chromosome 7, Setaria_viridis_v4.0, whole genome shotgun sequence genomic region harbors:
- the LOC117863896 gene encoding GDSL esterase/lipase At1g71691: MASRRGSLALVVLCSLLVLAPHGAAKKPRLVPAMFVFGDSLVDVGNNNHLAQCNLSCKANYAPYGIDLPCRSPTGRFSNGYNMADQLAQLLGFAKSPPPFLSLSNASVYQRMSTGGINFASGGSGLLPETGFNTCGEVIPMSEQVGNFTSLVRRRSGSGRDRTEADLISKSLIFISVGSNDLFEYADNFTQANVSDPSRNDTEFLQRLIASYTGYVKDLYAAGATKFSVLSPSLVGCCPFQRAVAKQFNGSEQQSGCLGLANNLSRQLHPMIASMLQDLSLELPGMNYSLGDAIEMAEFVFKRPRTRDYNFTTLDRPCCGSGEFGEGMCNTWDPLCQNRSSYFFWDRFHPTDAASAITANELFNDTGHFVSPINVQQLVAPGPRP; the protein is encoded by the exons ATGGCTAGCCGCCGCGGGTCATTGGCGCTCGTCGTCCTGTGCTCGTTGCTCGTGCTCGCGCCGCACGGTGCCGCGAAGAAGCCCCGCCTCGTGCCGGCGATGTTCGTGTTCGGGGACTCCCTGGTGGACGTCGGCAACAACAACCACCTGGCCCAGTGCAACCTCAGCTGCAAGGCCAACTACGCGCCCTACGGCATCGACTTGCCCTGCCGCTCGCCGACCGGCCGGTTCAGCAATGGCTACAACATGGCGGATCAGCTAG CTCAGCTGCTGGGCTTTGCCAAGAGCCCGCCGCCTTTCCTCTCCCTGTCGAACGCGAGCGTCTACCAGCGGATGAGCACAGGCGGCATCAACTTCGCGTCAGGAGGGTCGGGGCTCCTTCCTGAGACCGGCTTCAACACG TGTGGCGAGGTGATTCCCATGTCCGAGCAAGTCGGGAACTTCACGAGTCTCGTTCGAAGAAGGTCTGGAAGCGGACGAGACCGGACGGAGGCTGACCTCATCTCCAAGTCTCTCATCTTCATTAGCGTCGGCAGCAATGACCTGTTCGAGTATGCCGATAATTTCACACAAGCTAACGTCAGTGACCCTAGCCGTAACGACACGGAGTTCTTGCAAAGGCTCATTGCCTCCTACACGGGTTACGTCAAG GACTTGTATGCCGCCGGGGCGACGAAATTCAGCGTGCTGAGCCCATCGCTGGTTGGCTGCTGCCCATTCCAGAGGGCGGTAGCGAAGCAGTTCAATGGCAGCGAACAACAGTCCGGCTGCCTCGGCTTGGCGAACAACCTCTCCCGGCAGCTCCACCCCATGATCGCCTCCATGCTGCAGGACCTCAGCCTGGAGCTGCCCGGCATGAACTACTCCCTCGGCGACGCCATCGAGATGGCCGAATTCGTCTTCAAAAGACCTAGAACGCGTGACTACA acTTCACCACGCTGGACCGTCCGTGCTGCGGCTCGGGCGAATTCGGCGAGGGCATGTGCAACACCTGGGATCCCCTGTGCCAGAACCGGAGCAGCTACTTCTTCTGGGACAGGTTCCACCCCACCGACGCCGCGTCGGCGATCACCGCGAACGAGCTCTTCAACGACACCGGGCACTTCGTCAGCCCGATAAACGTGCAGCAGCTGGTGGCGCCGGGACCGCGACCATAA